One region of Alosa alosa isolate M-15738 ecotype Scorff River chromosome 1, AALO_Geno_1.1, whole genome shotgun sequence genomic DNA includes:
- the si:ch211-122l24.6 gene encoding uncharacterized protein si:ch211-122l24.6 has product MGMSLSYPLVNEPESYVDPDFDEESNSMDFGKELHDITLSFCYDMIQHRIRSIREKAKFQMMDDDWPSFVENWKQLYPEWTTDDFLNLRHQFEFFDICGDKLLNFTDFCAALDLVNYSDSEEKRRALFDRADFQKYHSINLEEYLQLMYDIKKGMPIVKRPETEEELDQSDVQELVNKVAHLDPFRQMCYGVF; this is encoded by the exons ATGGGAATGTCCTTATCATACCCTCTGGTCAATGAGCCAGAGAGCTACGTGGACCCCGACTTCGATGAAG AGTCTAATTCAATGGACTTTGGAAAGGAGTTGCATGATATCACTTTGTCCTTCTGTTATGATATGATTCAACACAGAATCCGGTCAATCAGAGAGAAGGCCAAGTTTCAGA TGATGGATGACGATTGGCCCAGCTTTGTTGAGAATTGGAAACAGCTGTATCCTGAGTGGACAACTGATGACTTCCTGAACCTCAGACATCAGTTTGAGTTCTTTGACATTTGTGGTGACAAACTGCTCAACTTTACAGACTT CTGTGCAGCTCTAGATCTGGTGAACTACAGTGACTCAGAGGAGAAGCGCAGGGCCCTTTTTGACAGAGCTGACTTTCAGAAGTACCACAGCATCAACTTGGAAGAATATCTCCAG CTTATGTATGATATTAAGAAGGGCATGCCTATTGTCAAACGCCCAGAAACGGAGGAGGAACTAGATCAAAGTGATGTGCAGGAACTTGTCAATAAGGTGGCACATTTGGACCCCTTTCGCCAAATGTGTTATGGTGTTTTCTAA
- the ccl20l gene encoding C-C motif chemokine 13 produces MSPRYLVTTILVCCFALTVLSARSYPPRPKRAACCVKFTKRPISVNIIKGVTIQDSRGPCRLSAVIFHTTTTTDVCATIRHKWVKKVLEQLSDKFKALSKTLEKHNLLKKKHPAVVMPTNGTGTTLVDVEGSTEPFGALQ; encoded by the exons ATGTCTCCTCGGTATCTGGTCACCACCATCCTGGTCTGCTGCTTTGCTCTGACTGTGCTCTCTGCCAGGTCGTATCCAC CTCGTCCTAAGAGGGCGGCCTGCTGTGTGAAGTTCACTAAGCGGCCGATCAGTGTCAACATAATCAAAGGTGTCACCATCCAGGACTCTCGTGGGCCATGCCGCCTCAGTGCTGTGAT atttcacaccaccaccaccacggatGTTTGTGCTACTATACGGCACAAATGGGTGAAAAAGGTTCTTGAGCAACTTAG TGATAAATTCAAGGCACTCTCTAAAACCCTGGAGAAACACAACCTTCTGAAGAAAAAGCACCCTGCTGTGGTGATGCCTACTAACGGCACCGGCACCACACTGGTGGATGTAGAAGGCTCTACAGAGCCATTCGGTGCCTTACAATAG